One region of Methanobrevibacter thaueri genomic DNA includes:
- a CDS encoding NADH-quinone oxidoreductase subunit B family protein gives MADKVKIGTMWFGGCSGCHLSIADFHESLIDVMEFADFEFSPVLMDTKYDEVPELDIIIVEGGIRNEENRELAEMLNEKANMVISYGTCSCYGGIPGLGNLWTVEELEEEAYINSVSTVNPEGVIPHEDVPHLESRVRPIGDAMDIDLMIPGCPPRSDVVAEAILTLLRGETIELPSTNLCEVCPREKPPAGLAMDFIKRQFELGAPEPDLCLISQGLVCMGPATVSLCGAECPSIGIQCRGCYGPTAKVLDQGAKMISAIASDYGVQEDKTVDPETVADQLDDIVGTFYTYTLAAALVPVKMQKGGE, from the coding sequence ATGGCAGATAAAGTTAAAATAGGAACTATGTGGTTCGGCGGATGTTCCGGTTGCCACTTATCCATTGCGGATTTCCACGAATCCTTAATTGATGTTATGGAATTTGCGGATTTCGAATTTTCCCCTGTGCTCATGGATACTAAATATGATGAAGTGCCTGAGTTAGATATTATTATCGTAGAAGGTGGAATCAGAAACGAAGAAAACAGAGAATTAGCTGAAATGTTAAATGAAAAAGCTAACATGGTTATCTCTTACGGAACTTGTTCCTGCTATGGAGGTATTCCAGGTCTCGGTAACTTATGGACTGTTGAAGAATTAGAAGAAGAAGCATACATTAACTCTGTATCTACTGTAAACCCTGAAGGTGTTATTCCTCACGAAGATGTACCACATCTCGAAAGCAGAGTAAGACCTATTGGTGATGCTATGGATATTGACTTAATGATTCCAGGTTGCCCACCTCGTTCCGATGTTGTAGCAGAAGCTATCTTAACATTATTAAGAGGAGAAACAATTGAATTACCTTCAACCAACCTTTGTGAAGTATGTCCTAGAGAAAAACCACCTGCAGGTTTAGCTATGGACTTCATTAAAAGACAATTTGAATTAGGCGCTCCTGAACCTGACTTATGTTTAATCAGTCAAGGATTAGTATGTATGGGTCCTGCTACCGTATCCTTATGTGGTGCAGAATGTCCTTCCATTGGTATCCAATGTAGAGGATGTTACGGTCCTACCGCTAAAGTATTAGACCAAGGAGCAAAAATGATCAGTGCGATTGCATCTGACTACGGTGTACAAGAAGATAAAACCGTTGACCCAGAAACTGTTGCTGATCAATTAGATGATATCGTAGGTACTTTCTACACTTACACATTAGCTGCTGCTTTAGTGCCAGTGAAAATGCAGAAAGGAGGAGAATAA